A window from Gossypium raimondii isolate GPD5lz chromosome 7, ASM2569854v1, whole genome shotgun sequence encodes these proteins:
- the LOC105792347 gene encoding BTB/POZ domain-containing protein At3g44820 has translation MAPAKVSGFYKHGNDWFFNAGLPSDLTIIVDGVNFHLHKFPLMSKCGKIASIFEELKSTHDKTFTTNLEEFPGGPDAFLFAAKFCYGIRVEFTARNIIMVYCAADFLEMTDEYGEDNLLLKSENFLHKNVLRNWKDCILALQSCESCMPRAEKLYILKKCLNAVSMMVCTDPSLFGWPMMMYGSLQSPGGSILWNGINTGARIRSAESDWWFEDISYFSVGLFERLIKTMEGRGIRCELLAGAIMYYARKFLPGLGRWQSVQGGKARTVASFSLTPVAVDQKVLLESIEMLLPKKKGKSFCRFLLGLLRVASILGVNQTCQDSLERRIGMQLELASLDGLLIPSYSDSDTLYNTDCVERIVHHFVSLESGLTLFSPPSLDLESSPSSEPLRKVARLMDSYIAEVASDVNLKPGKLRILAEVLPESSRPLHDGLYRALDIYFKAHPWLSDGEKEKLCNIIDYQKLSVDACAHASQNERLPLRVILQVLFFEQMHLRMALAGCLNVLEAESAPTGQGEIAGNATAGQIVQRDGWVTVVRENRVLKVDMEKMRSRVGELEEEFSKIKQEMKRVTKSHSSLSSPRVVARKFGCKLLAKSSDAQTDVAGSTGPTPRPSVEKACSSRNSRHRKSFSLF, from the exons ATGGCACCTGCCAAGGTTTCTGGGTTTTACAAACATGGAAATGACTG GTTTTTTAATGCGGGGTTGCCAAGTGATTTAACCATTATAGTGGATGGTGTGAACTTCCATCTTCATAAG TTTCCTCTCATGtcgaaatgtgggaagatcgctTCCATCTTTGAAGAACTAAAGAGTACCCACGATAAGACTTTTACCACAAACCTTGAAGAATTCCCTGGTGGCCCAGACGCTTTTTTGTTTGCAGCAAAATTTTGCTATGGCATTCGAGTGGAATTTACAGCAAGAAATATAATAATGGTCTACTGTGCCGCTGACTTCCTTGAGATGACGGATGAGTATGGGGAAGATAATTTACTTTTGAAGTCTGAGAACTTCCTCCACAAAAATGTACTTCGCAACTGGAAGGATTGTATATTGGCTTTACAAAGTTGCGAGTCATGCATGCCGAGGGCAGAAAAGCTCTACATATTAAAGAAATGTTTGAATGCTGTATCCATGATGGTTTGTACGGATCCTAGTTTGTTCGGTTGGCCTATGATGATGTACGGTAGCCTACAGAGCCCTGGTGGAAGCATTCTATGGAATGGAATAAACACTGGGGCGAGAATAAGAAGTGCAGAATCTGATTGGTGGTTTGAAGACATCTCATATTTCAGTGTAGGTTTATTTGAAAGACTCATTAAAACAATGGAAGGAAGGGGTATAAGATGTGAACTTCTAGCAGGTGCCATAATGTACTATGCAAGAAAGTTTCTACCAGGTCTGGGCCGATGGCAGAGCGTGCAGGGTGGCAAAGCCAGGACAGTTGCAAGTTTTAGCCTGACTCCCGTCGCTGTTGATCAGAAAGTTTTATTGGAAAGCATTGAAATGCTTCTTCCAAAAAAGAAGGGCAAGTCCTTCTGCCGGTTTTTACTTGGACTTCTTCGTGTTGCATCGATATTAGGTGTCAATCAAACATGCCAGGATTCTTTGGAGAGGAGAATTGGAATGCAATTGGAACTGGCTAGCCTCGATGGTCTTTTGATTCCTTCATACTCAGATTCTGATACCCTATATAATACTGATTGTGTTGAACGGATCGTCCATCATTTTGTGTCCTTGGAGTCAGGGTTAACATTATTTTCACCACCATCATTAGACCTAGAGTCATCACCATCATCTGAACCCTTAAGAAAAGTTGCCAGGTTAATGGATAGTTATATTGCAGAAGTTGCTTCTGATGTAAATTTGAAACCCGGAAAGTTACGTATTCTTGCAGAGGTCCTTCCAGAATCTTCAAGACCTTTGCATGATGGGCTATACAGAGCACTGGACATTTATTTCAAG GCGCATCCTTGGCTTTCTGATGGAGAGAAGGAAAAACTTTGCAATATCATTGATTACCAGAAACTTTCCGTTGATGCTTGTGCCCATGCTTCCCAAAATGAAAGACTGCCACTCAGAGTCATTCTGCAAGTCTTGTTCTTTGAGCAGATGCATTTAAGAATGGCTTTAGCCGGCTGTCTCAATGTCTTGGAAGCTGAAAGTGCCCCTACAGGTCAAGGGGAGATAGCTGGTAATGCGACAGCTGGCCAGATCGTGCAAAGAGATGGATGGGTGACAGTTGTACGTGAAAACCGAGTTTTAAAGGTGGATATGGAAAAAATGAGGTCTAGAGTAGGAGAGCTTGAAGAGGAATTCAGTAAAATAAAGCAAGAGATGAAAAGGGTGACAAAATCACATAGCTCACTCAGTTCACCCCGTGTAGTTGCCCGGAAATTTGGATGCAAGCTCCTTGCAAAATCCTCAGATGCTCAAACAGA